The following are encoded in a window of Roseimaritima ulvae genomic DNA:
- a CDS encoding DUF1552 domain-containing protein yields the protein MAPTSLNRRRFLYGTGIALALPRFETFAAEDKNREATPKRFVSVYHPDGVGLPLKSDPAWKDWSWFPRGGERDFELTKVLDVLEPLRGDITVYSGLSHPAARTVHGHSNADQYLTGAPTGGHGPYKNSVSIDQVYAAYAGEFTRHSSLVMSTNGGIGAPRGAQTQSFNREGRPIPAMNKPKQIFDTLFLTSGKDARAKLARSKSALDLLIANTRSLGRQLSKDDQQVLQQYLDAVRDTEVKLAKAQRWVDTPIPKVDTRNLTLDAEPTEARLYFETMYELIYLAFRSDSTRVATFQLGRENGEGPHDLLSKAVGLGNAHGLTHAVKQPKGWENLGTYNRYQAEEFGRFIQKLKDTPEADGPGNMLDNTFAMHGSASSSFHLSRNYPIISAGGKNMGFQNGRYLKFGTGNEDNQAGAGIATDAGWRGKMEVQELPLSRLFVTVLQRLGVETDSFGGATGTLDRV from the coding sequence ATGGCACCTACTTCACTGAACCGTAGACGATTTCTCTATGGCACCGGTATCGCTTTGGCGTTGCCTCGGTTTGAAACCTTTGCCGCGGAAGACAAGAACCGCGAAGCCACCCCCAAACGCTTCGTCAGTGTCTATCATCCCGATGGCGTGGGCTTGCCGCTGAAGTCTGATCCGGCTTGGAAGGATTGGAGTTGGTTTCCGCGGGGCGGTGAACGGGACTTTGAATTAACCAAGGTTTTGGACGTACTGGAACCGCTCCGCGGCGACATCACCGTCTATTCGGGGCTGTCGCATCCCGCAGCGCGCACCGTGCACGGACATTCCAATGCGGATCAGTATCTGACAGGCGCCCCCACCGGTGGTCACGGCCCGTACAAAAATTCGGTTTCGATCGACCAGGTCTATGCCGCCTATGCCGGTGAATTCACTCGCCACTCGTCGTTGGTGATGTCGACCAATGGCGGCATCGGCGCCCCCCGCGGCGCCCAGACGCAGTCCTTCAATCGCGAAGGCCGGCCGATTCCCGCGATGAACAAACCCAAGCAGATCTTCGACACGTTGTTTCTGACCAGCGGCAAAGACGCCCGCGCCAAACTGGCTCGCAGCAAGAGCGCCCTGGATCTGCTGATCGCCAACACGCGTTCCTTAGGACGCCAGCTTTCCAAAGACGATCAGCAAGTGCTGCAGCAGTACCTGGACGCCGTGCGTGACACGGAAGTAAAACTGGCCAAAGCTCAGCGGTGGGTGGATACGCCGATCCCCAAAGTCGACACGCGAAATCTGACGTTGGATGCCGAACCCACCGAGGCGCGGCTGTACTTCGAAACCATGTACGAGTTGATTTATCTGGCGTTCCGCAGCGACTCGACTCGCGTGGCCACTTTTCAGCTCGGTCGCGAAAACGGCGAAGGCCCGCACGACCTGCTGTCCAAAGCCGTGGGGCTGGGCAACGCGCACGGCTTGACCCATGCTGTGAAGCAACCCAAGGGTTGGGAGAATCTGGGCACCTACAACCGCTACCAGGCGGAAGAATTCGGTCGCTTCATCCAAAAACTAAAAGATACGCCGGAAGCCGATGGCCCGGGGAACATGTTGGACAACACGTTTGCCATGCATGGATCGGCGTCCAGCAGTTTCCACCTGTCCCGCAACTATCCGATCATCTCGGCCGGTGGGAAGAATATGGGCTTCCAAAACGGCCGGTATTTGAAGTTCGGCACGGGCAACGAAGACAATCAAGCCGGTGCGGGGATTGCTACCGATGCTGGCTGGCGAGGCAAAATGGAAGTCCAAGAGCTGCCGCTGTCTCGCCTGTTTGTGACCGTTTTGCAACGACTGGGCGTGGAGACAGATTCGTTCGGCGGCGCCACCGGCACCCTCGACCGCGTGTAA
- a CDS encoding zinc-binding dehydrogenase, translating into MLPTIAQAVDEGKLRPVIDRTFPLEQTAAAHDFVEQGHTCGKVVIEIDDD; encoded by the coding sequence ATGTTGCCGACCATCGCCCAAGCGGTGGACGAAGGAAAACTACGTCCGGTGATCGACCGCACTTTTCCTCTGGAGCAAACGGCTGCCGCACACGACTTCGTCGAACAAGGCCACACGTGTGGGAAAGTCGTCATCGAAATCGATGATGACTGA
- a CDS encoding DUF1552 domain-containing protein encodes MTNARIDRRKLLKGIGGITIGLPLLEEMLGSTALGAEQAAVPTRAFNVFFGLGIPAPLQQDGFDGVMEPLKPLGDKLLIMRGVDHVRADEKGINAHYDGATAAFTAEPPDGEAKAGGASIDQMIRRAHHPKGLPAGMVPTLVAGTFFRRSRVGRYVHSYNPDGTVAATMQEKPRDVFERVFGSLAMPGESDDARRQRLKRSVLDTVADEYHYYTGANSPLGTASKARIVEHLERIREFEQRAYAMNAKAKGGPALPAKSKLLHGGAADPGGMGIDITVEELTSEWRLLADLYALAIQMDRVRFGSLTFLAAGERIRLKGDYEYDGRKVFEFDDARQLNASGDKGCSHEWWHKFNEKKKNEQLRAHAHLKMREVAYFLSRLDDSNAIDVNGKTILENSLLTISTESGDGRHNDVKRELSGVFHAISGAGGRFKTGQILDVNAEGLDVYNTMLAAMDVPDRLGPTKRKTTAVDAIRR; translated from the coding sequence ATGACGAATGCTCGTATTGATCGACGGAAACTGCTGAAAGGGATTGGCGGGATTACCATCGGCTTGCCGCTGCTGGAGGAAATGCTGGGATCGACGGCTTTGGGCGCGGAGCAGGCGGCCGTTCCTACGCGGGCGTTTAACGTCTTCTTCGGCCTGGGCATCCCTGCGCCGCTGCAGCAGGACGGTTTTGACGGGGTTATGGAACCGCTCAAACCGCTCGGTGACAAGCTGCTGATCATGCGTGGCGTCGATCATGTGCGAGCCGATGAGAAAGGCATCAACGCGCATTACGACGGAGCCACGGCGGCCTTTACGGCGGAACCACCGGACGGAGAAGCCAAGGCGGGGGGCGCATCGATTGACCAGATGATTCGTCGCGCCCACCACCCCAAGGGATTGCCCGCTGGGATGGTCCCCACGTTGGTCGCCGGGACGTTCTTCCGCCGCAGTCGTGTCGGCCGCTACGTACACAGCTATAACCCCGACGGTACGGTGGCCGCCACGATGCAAGAGAAACCACGCGATGTGTTCGAGCGTGTGTTTGGCTCCTTGGCGATGCCCGGCGAATCCGACGATGCCCGCCGCCAGCGACTCAAACGCAGTGTGCTGGACACGGTCGCCGACGAGTACCACTATTACACCGGCGCGAACTCTCCGCTTGGAACCGCCTCCAAAGCTCGAATTGTCGAACACCTGGAACGGATTCGCGAATTCGAACAGCGGGCCTATGCGATGAACGCTAAAGCGAAGGGCGGTCCGGCCCTGCCCGCCAAATCCAAACTGCTGCACGGCGGCGCCGCCGATCCCGGCGGGATGGGGATCGATATCACCGTTGAGGAACTCACCAGCGAATGGCGGTTGCTGGCCGACCTGTACGCGCTGGCCATCCAGATGGATCGCGTGCGGTTTGGTTCACTCACCTTCCTCGCCGCCGGGGAACGCATTCGCTTGAAAGGCGACTATGAATATGACGGCCGTAAGGTATTTGAGTTCGATGACGCCAGGCAATTGAATGCGTCCGGCGACAAAGGCTGCAGCCACGAATGGTGGCACAAATTTAACGAAAAGAAAAAGAACGAACAGCTCCGTGCACACGCTCACTTGAAGATGCGTGAAGTGGCGTATTTCCTCAGCCGCTTGGATGACTCAAATGCGATCGACGTCAACGGCAAAACGATCCTGGAAAATAGTTTGCTGACGATTTCCACCGAATCCGGCGACGGCCGGCACAACGACGTGAAACGCGAACTGTCCGGGGTTTTCCACGCCATCAGCGGCGCCGGTGGTCGCTTCAAAACGGGCCAAATACTGGACGTCAATGCCGAGGGGCTGGATGTCTACAACACCATGCTCGCCGCGATGGACGTCCCGGATCGCCTGGGGCCCACCAAGCGGAAAACGACCGCGGTCGATGCCATCCGCCGTTAG
- a CDS encoding DUF1592 domain-containing protein: MNIFRIATLLVHCVVCPLMVDGADNPPTTLQAAKELGRANSSYLNEAAAEPAPTVDAPEANLSHFQSTIGPLLSKNCLACHGPETTESYLRVDELNPDLLSGSDIQKWIDIYDAVSSSEMPPEGESEGEFTDAQRRSVVEWLSAEIDKAALVRRNSTKGSSFRRMAKYEYSYVLQDLLGLSYSLADSLPPESASEDGFKNRSDMLQMSAMQFETYRQIGLRALRHATVQGERPQAIAYRIAMSDVLQQASGKDPKWFDAKKEQAKKRRYLLDRNTGKGLDYSGGTFNPVPEEQVADPPAVSPVVAALSRSGELKFNLGRFLPDEGIMRVRIRAGRTTMQENEYVSFRLVFGAHTSNNASFSQVISVRDVPVTASADEPQFVHFDIPLSEIPRNPFRKLTTTFPRRDEHLTIQCISNARGKQHPLQVLVDYIDIQAPFYEQWPPATHRGVFIDSPHDQVEQAYGREVLADFMERAWRRPVAATEVEPFLELFNEYRPSFASFEDAMLEVLATVLASPEFLYVTQRVPAGAEETDNGINDLELASRLSFFLWSSIPDDELLGLASQGKLSDPSVLRAQVERMLADPRCERLAQHFVSQWIGLEGLNSVTHVRDSSLKAAMQEEPVAFFREVLKDNRSVMDFLHSDYAVVNERLASHYKIPNVYGPHFRQVPLAPQAHRGGLLTTAAVLTMNSDGKDSHPLKRGVWLLERILHDPPPPPPPNVPEVDLTDPEILKMTLKERIADHRNKPACISCHAKIDPWGIAFENYDALGAFRTRIKDRPVDATSTLLNKQQLAGVEGVKRYLLSDRQDQFAKAMVDKLTAYALGRPLSFGDRAELDKLVGQFRKDGDRLGDLIHLIVQSDIFRAR, translated from the coding sequence ATGAATATTTTCAGAATCGCAACGCTTCTGGTGCATTGTGTTGTTTGCCCGCTGATGGTGGACGGGGCGGACAATCCCCCGACAACTTTGCAAGCCGCCAAAGAACTGGGCCGCGCCAATTCGAGCTACTTGAACGAAGCTGCTGCCGAGCCCGCGCCGACCGTTGACGCTCCCGAGGCAAACCTTTCCCACTTTCAGTCCACCATCGGCCCGCTGCTGAGCAAGAACTGCCTCGCTTGTCATGGCCCGGAAACCACGGAGTCTTACCTGCGAGTAGACGAGTTAAATCCCGATCTGTTGTCCGGATCTGACATCCAAAAATGGATTGACATCTACGACGCGGTCAGCAGTTCGGAGATGCCGCCCGAGGGCGAGTCGGAAGGGGAGTTCACCGACGCGCAGCGCCGCAGCGTGGTCGAATGGCTGAGTGCGGAAATCGACAAAGCGGCGTTGGTTCGCCGCAACAGCACCAAAGGTTCGTCGTTCCGGCGGATGGCAAAATACGAATACAGCTACGTCCTGCAGGATCTGCTCGGGCTGTCTTATTCGCTGGCCGATAGCCTGCCGCCCGAATCCGCCTCCGAAGACGGTTTTAAGAACCGTTCCGACATGCTGCAGATGTCGGCCATGCAGTTCGAAACCTATCGCCAGATCGGTCTGCGAGCTCTCCGCCATGCCACCGTCCAAGGCGAACGTCCTCAAGCCATCGCCTACCGCATCGCGATGTCGGACGTTCTGCAGCAGGCGTCGGGAAAAGACCCCAAATGGTTCGATGCGAAGAAGGAGCAAGCGAAGAAGCGTCGCTATTTGCTCGACCGCAACACCGGCAAAGGGCTCGACTATTCCGGGGGCACGTTTAACCCCGTGCCGGAAGAACAGGTTGCCGATCCGCCCGCGGTGTCGCCGGTGGTGGCCGCCTTGTCGCGATCGGGTGAGCTGAAATTCAACCTCGGCCGATTTCTTCCCGACGAAGGCATCATGCGAGTTCGCATCCGCGCCGGGCGAACGACCATGCAGGAGAATGAGTACGTCAGTTTTCGTTTAGTGTTTGGCGCCCACACCAGCAATAACGCCAGCTTCTCGCAGGTCATCAGTGTTCGCGACGTTCCGGTCACCGCTTCGGCCGACGAACCTCAGTTCGTCCACTTTGATATTCCGTTAAGTGAGATCCCTCGCAATCCGTTTCGGAAGCTAACGACGACGTTTCCCAGGCGTGATGAACACCTCACGATCCAGTGCATTTCCAATGCTCGCGGCAAGCAACATCCGCTGCAGGTGCTGGTCGACTACATCGATATCCAGGCTCCGTTCTACGAGCAGTGGCCGCCGGCAACGCACCGCGGCGTGTTCATCGACAGCCCGCACGATCAGGTTGAGCAAGCCTACGGCCGCGAGGTGCTGGCGGACTTTATGGAGCGTGCCTGGCGTCGTCCCGTCGCTGCGACCGAGGTTGAACCATTCCTGGAATTGTTCAACGAATATCGTCCCAGCTTTGCCAGCTTCGAAGACGCCATGCTGGAAGTGTTGGCAACCGTATTGGCGTCTCCAGAGTTTCTGTATGTAACACAGCGAGTTCCGGCCGGCGCCGAGGAAACGGACAACGGCATCAATGATCTGGAACTGGCCAGTCGACTCTCGTTCTTTCTGTGGTCGAGTATTCCCGACGACGAATTGTTGGGGCTTGCCAGTCAAGGCAAATTGAGCGATCCCAGCGTGTTGCGAGCACAGGTGGAACGCATGTTGGCTGATCCGCGCTGCGAGCGATTGGCTCAGCATTTTGTTTCGCAATGGATCGGGCTGGAGGGGTTGAACAGCGTGACGCACGTCCGTGATTCGTCTCTCAAAGCAGCGATGCAGGAAGAGCCTGTAGCGTTTTTCCGCGAGGTTTTGAAGGACAACCGCAGCGTGATGGATTTCCTGCACTCCGACTACGCCGTAGTCAACGAACGGCTGGCCTCGCACTACAAAATCCCCAACGTGTACGGACCTCATTTCCGACAAGTGCCGCTTGCTCCGCAGGCCCATCGCGGCGGTTTGTTGACGACCGCCGCCGTGTTGACCATGAACTCCGACGGCAAAGACTCGCATCCTCTCAAACGCGGGGTGTGGTTATTGGAACGCATCCTGCACGATCCGCCGCCACCGCCACCGCCGAATGTTCCCGAAGTCGACTTGACGGATCCGGAAATTCTGAAGATGACACTCAAGGAACGGATCGCCGATCACCGCAACAAACCCGCCTGTATTTCCTGTCACGCCAAGATCGATCCTTGGGGCATCGCGTTTGAAAACTACGATGCGTTGGGAGCCTTTCGCACGCGGATCAAAGATCGGCCGGTCGATGCGACCTCTACGTTGCTCAACAAGCAACAGCTAGCGGGCGTTGAGGGGGTGAAGCGATACCTGCTGTCCGATCGACAAGACCAATTTGCTAAGGCCATGGTCGACAAGTTGACCGCCTACGCATTGGGACGACCGTTGTCCTTTGGTGATCGAGCGGAACTCGACAAGCTGGTGGGGCAGTTCAGGAAAGACGGAGATCGCTTGGGCGATCTGATTCATTTAATCGTTCAGAGCGACATTTTTCGCGCTCGCTAG
- a CDS encoding SDR family oxidoreductase, with translation MPANKTVIVTGGSGGIGAGICRKLAGSGWNTVVHYHSDQDSADQIVQDIQAAGGRSFAVSADLGQESQVAGLFDTTQREFGEIHSVVANAGVGGGGPIVETTLADLQHLLSINVVGAYLTIREAARRIETGGRIVFISSQLAERPREGTGLYAATKAAIDAMIVSMSHELGSRGITINSVRPGATEPGMFAGSSPERKAFFRDLSPFKRLGHPDDVAGVVEFLLSDEARWMTGQHLRVDGGASN, from the coding sequence ATGCCCGCAAACAAGACAGTGATCGTAACCGGCGGATCGGGCGGGATCGGGGCGGGCATTTGTCGCAAACTGGCCGGCAGCGGCTGGAACACCGTGGTGCATTACCACTCCGACCAAGATTCGGCGGACCAGATTGTCCAGGACATCCAGGCGGCCGGCGGCAGGTCCTTCGCCGTTTCCGCAGACCTTGGCCAGGAATCACAAGTGGCGGGCCTGTTCGATACCACCCAACGCGAGTTTGGGGAAATCCACAGCGTCGTCGCCAATGCGGGCGTCGGGGGTGGCGGGCCCATCGTGGAAACCACACTCGCGGACCTGCAGCACCTACTAAGCATCAACGTCGTGGGGGCGTACCTGACGATCCGCGAAGCCGCTCGGCGAATCGAAACCGGCGGTCGCATCGTTTTCATTTCCTCGCAACTGGCCGAACGTCCACGTGAAGGCACCGGACTGTACGCGGCCACCAAAGCGGCGATCGACGCCATGATCGTTTCCATGTCCCATGAGCTGGGCTCACGCGGCATTACCATCAACAGCGTCCGCCCCGGAGCCACCGAGCCGGGAATGTTCGCCGGCAGCAGCCCCGAACGTAAAGCGTTTTTTCGCGACTTGTCACCCTTCAAACGGCTGGGACATCCCGATGATGTCGCTGGCGTCGTCGAATTTTTATTAAGTGACGAAGCCCGATGGATGACCGGTCAACACCTGCGCGTCGATGGCGGCGCGTCTAACTGA
- a CDS encoding peroxiredoxin-like family protein — MLKLLTRSFLLTSLLAIPAMAQEASNTPTLAEQLAEKASGFAKRAPAERRATFAKGIADVRASGVEKSAKQVGDQAVDGTLQGWKGDSVTLSKLWEQGPVVLMWYRGGWCPYCNIQLRAMQQSLDELENAGARLVVLTPELPEKAKQTAEASGISIVALHDKDLALAKKYGIVFQLPDAIAPMYQERLPQYNGNDALELPLSATYVIDSSGKITYAFLDADYKKRAEPAEVIEAVKAAVK, encoded by the coding sequence ATGCTGAAGTTACTGACTCGTTCTTTCCTGTTGACCTCCCTGCTGGCGATTCCGGCCATGGCTCAAGAAGCATCCAACACGCCCACGCTTGCTGAACAACTGGCCGAAAAGGCTTCCGGGTTTGCCAAACGAGCGCCCGCCGAGCGCCGCGCGACGTTCGCCAAAGGCATCGCGGATGTGCGTGCCAGCGGCGTCGAAAAATCCGCGAAACAAGTTGGCGACCAAGCCGTTGATGGAACCCTGCAGGGTTGGAAAGGCGATTCCGTCACGCTCAGCAAGTTGTGGGAACAGGGCCCGGTCGTGTTGATGTGGTATCGCGGTGGCTGGTGCCCGTACTGCAACATCCAACTGCGGGCTATGCAGCAATCACTCGATGAACTCGAGAACGCCGGCGCGCGGCTGGTTGTGTTGACCCCCGAGTTGCCCGAGAAAGCCAAGCAGACTGCTGAAGCCAGCGGGATCTCGATCGTCGCCCTGCACGACAAAGACCTGGCGCTGGCCAAGAAGTATGGCATCGTGTTCCAACTGCCCGACGCCATCGCCCCGATGTATCAAGAACGTTTGCCGCAGTACAACGGCAACGATGCCCTGGAACTGCCGCTATCGGCCACCTACGTGATCGATTCGTCCGGCAAGATCACCTACGCTTTCCTGGACGCCGACTACAAGAAACGAGCTGAGCCGGCTGAAGTGATCGAAGCTGTCAAAGCCGCGGTGAAGTAG
- a CDS encoding ArsR/SmtB family transcription factor, which translates to MEIKQAVVALSALAQQSRLEVFRLLVKLGPEGLSAGQIAETLGIPPATLSFHLKELTHAGLIESQKVGRSVIYAVHVQGMNCLMGFLMEDCCQGRPDLCATSRCDTSATQQPKPKQKQKRKTKRTRASRAGARR; encoded by the coding sequence ATGGAAATAAAACAAGCGGTCGTCGCACTGTCTGCACTCGCCCAGCAATCGCGTCTGGAGGTGTTTCGGTTGTTGGTCAAACTGGGCCCGGAAGGTTTGTCGGCGGGACAGATTGCCGAAACGCTCGGCATCCCTCCCGCCACGCTCTCGTTCCACCTCAAGGAACTAACGCACGCCGGGCTGATCGAATCGCAGAAAGTTGGCCGGTCGGTGATCTATGCCGTCCATGTGCAAGGCATGAATTGCTTGATGGGGTTCCTGATGGAGGATTGCTGTCAAGGACGTCCGGACCTCTGCGCGACGTCCCGTTGCGACACGTCGGCCACGCAGCAACCGAAGCCAAAGCAGAAACAAAAACGAAAAACCAAACGGACACGGGCCTCACGCGCCGGTGCCCGTCGATGA
- the pstS gene encoding phosphate ABC transporter substrate-binding protein PstS yields the protein MEISKTVAIGALFALVVAFTSGCADSHSGAKGLTVTGGGSTFAAPLIAKWADEYYQRNPDFSVEYAAVGSGDGEEGFLNGTEDFGATDAGLSTADLAQAEGGALQVPITAGIIVLAYNPDGLPADLKLPRAVYVDAFLGKGTRWNDPRIAEANPGQSLPDEPIKIVVREDSSGTTFAFTNHLANLSQEWADAYGSSEATSDLDRGVKDLHWPDNASRCGGNSGVAVKIKQTQYSLGYVQYGAARDANISMAALENKAGNYVPPTGTSGLETLLNAELTDGLRAYIPDPEGEYSYPIVTFTWLLLRKEYEDETKTAQIKAFAEWCLNQGQDYAEAAGNVRLAPHVVRAAEAELTSMQSATEAPLSQSP from the coding sequence ATGGAGATTTCAAAAACCGTGGCCATCGGCGCGTTGTTCGCCCTGGTCGTCGCATTCACGAGCGGTTGTGCCGATTCCCACTCCGGGGCAAAGGGACTGACCGTCACCGGCGGCGGTTCTACCTTTGCGGCTCCCCTGATCGCCAAGTGGGCTGATGAATACTACCAGCGCAATCCAGACTTCTCGGTTGAGTATGCCGCGGTCGGCAGTGGCGACGGCGAAGAAGGGTTTCTAAATGGAACCGAAGATTTTGGGGCCACCGACGCCGGACTGTCGACGGCGGATTTGGCACAAGCGGAAGGCGGAGCCCTCCAGGTTCCCATCACCGCCGGCATCATCGTGCTGGCCTACAACCCGGATGGTCTGCCGGCGGACCTGAAATTACCTCGGGCGGTCTACGTGGATGCCTTCTTGGGCAAAGGCACGCGTTGGAACGACCCTCGGATCGCGGAGGCCAATCCCGGACAGTCGCTTCCCGACGAGCCGATCAAGATCGTGGTTCGAGAAGACAGTAGCGGGACCACGTTTGCGTTCACCAATCACTTGGCAAACCTGAGCCAAGAATGGGCCGATGCCTATGGCAGTAGTGAGGCGACGTCGGACCTGGACCGCGGCGTGAAGGACCTCCACTGGCCCGACAACGCCAGTCGTTGCGGAGGGAATTCCGGCGTCGCCGTCAAAATTAAACAAACCCAGTACTCGCTCGGCTACGTCCAGTATGGCGCCGCACGTGATGCAAACATTAGCATGGCAGCGCTCGAGAATAAGGCCGGAAACTACGTGCCCCCGACCGGCACCAGCGGATTGGAAACGCTGCTGAACGCCGAACTGACCGATGGCCTGCGAGCGTACATTCCCGATCCGGAGGGCGAGTACTCGTACCCGATCGTCACCTTTACCTGGCTGCTGCTACGCAAAGAGTACGAGGACGAGACCAAGACAGCCCAAATTAAAGCTTTTGCCGAGTGGTGTCTAAACCAAGGCCAAGACTACGCCGAGGCGGCCGGCAATGTACGGCTGGCCCCGCACGTGGTACGAGCCGCCGAAGCGGAGTTGACGTCGATGCAATCCGCCACCGAGGCTCCCCTTTCGCAATCGCCCTGA
- a CDS encoding methyltransferase produces the protein MTADSLDRPRSDQTPDAGFTAVSVLSFLRDWKHAIRWQRVCSEFLQCHRRPLNVALHAITTPLGLFGFISLLHWLSPTVTLAVLGAYVLYLALTVPTTAGAASTAVLAALYAVAHFASPGWITSVICLVTGYVGQDIAHLLTGERTLQSTYIRDRHWLSRAIEHSLLLLPVLLVVAGRRKQSPLRVLVSRKAVLKTRLNSPNQLQDLASIRTWVQENQPNLTQSTHWWQSDLSGDAGDAYQRLSQDSQLQSMLRRFHGFGYAVRTVPGMNELYVTGPPKQSTSDTVFYMGHVDGPWSIFPGARLYRCMVAASANAAVTTHFPMTGTDYDQPEGYRLETGDAVAFDFNRELHYITRDAQAPQPEPRINLKLHFVAYPANIPWYGALLAKLTTMYDIRARKLFLKTIDPNSLVARFKTKWVLGWTKIFEWMVRYVGWANLAYVLLMAVLAVLVGDLRWFVATTSFVHYGIYVGTLGERRSIAFGEFRRNAVFFKTLALLELYSLYAMYFSGQWLSLGLVVGGFSLATYATLMLGLNRTLFGAELGFESSAPVRRFPYGVLPHPMILGAMLGIAGMLLVGDFRSAYGWLGAAHLSGYTAVLAQEILVSRFSTGANAASGKD, from the coding sequence ATGACAGCTGATTCACTTGATCGCCCGCGATCTGACCAGACCCCAGACGCCGGCTTCACCGCGGTGTCGGTCCTGAGTTTCCTCCGAGATTGGAAGCACGCGATACGCTGGCAGCGTGTCTGCAGTGAATTCCTGCAGTGTCATCGGCGGCCTTTGAATGTTGCCCTGCACGCGATCACCACACCGCTGGGCCTGTTCGGTTTCATCTCGCTGCTGCACTGGCTTAGTCCCACAGTTACCCTGGCGGTTCTGGGGGCGTACGTCCTCTATCTGGCGTTGACCGTACCCACAACGGCCGGCGCGGCTTCCACGGCCGTGTTGGCGGCGCTGTACGCGGTCGCTCATTTCGCTTCCCCCGGTTGGATCACGTCCGTGATTTGCCTGGTTACCGGGTATGTCGGCCAAGACATCGCCCACCTGCTGACCGGCGAGCGGACGCTTCAAAGCACCTACATCCGCGACCGCCATTGGCTGTCGCGAGCTATTGAACATAGTTTGCTTCTGTTGCCGGTGCTGCTGGTGGTCGCGGGACGGCGCAAGCAATCGCCACTGCGTGTGCTGGTGTCTCGTAAAGCCGTATTGAAGACAAGGCTGAATTCGCCGAACCAATTGCAGGATCTGGCCAGCATTCGTACTTGGGTACAAGAAAACCAGCCGAACCTGACGCAAAGCACGCACTGGTGGCAGTCGGATCTGAGCGGGGATGCCGGAGACGCCTATCAGCGGCTCAGTCAAGATTCGCAGTTGCAGTCTATGCTGCGACGCTTCCATGGCTTTGGATACGCCGTGCGAACGGTGCCGGGGATGAATGAGTTGTACGTTACCGGGCCTCCCAAGCAGAGTACTTCGGATACGGTGTTTTACATGGGGCATGTGGACGGACCATGGTCGATCTTTCCCGGCGCCCGGTTGTATCGCTGCATGGTGGCGGCCAGTGCCAATGCAGCCGTGACCACTCATTTCCCCATGACCGGAACCGATTACGATCAGCCGGAAGGGTATCGGCTGGAAACCGGGGATGCGGTTGCCTTTGACTTTAATCGTGAACTGCATTACATCACTCGGGACGCTCAGGCTCCGCAGCCCGAACCACGCATTAATTTGAAGTTGCATTTCGTGGCCTACCCGGCGAACATCCCCTGGTACGGAGCATTGCTGGCCAAGCTGACCACGATGTATGACATTCGGGCTCGGAAGTTGTTCTTAAAAACCATTGATCCCAACAGTCTGGTCGCGCGATTCAAGACCAAGTGGGTGCTGGGCTGGACGAAGATTTTTGAATGGATGGTACGATACGTCGGCTGGGCTAATCTGGCTTACGTCCTGCTCATGGCTGTGCTCGCGGTGTTGGTTGGCGATCTTCGCTGGTTTGTCGCCACCACCAGTTTTGTCCACTACGGGATCTACGTCGGCACGTTGGGAGAGAGACGGTCGATTGCCTTTGGTGAATTCCGACGCAATGCGGTGTTCTTTAAAACGTTGGCCTTGCTCGAACTCTACTCGCTGTACGCGATGTATTTTTCCGGCCAGTGGCTGTCTTTGGGGTTGGTCGTGGGCGGCTTTTCGCTGGCCACCTACGCGACCCTGATGCTGGGGCTTAACCGCACCCTGTTCGGCGCCGAACTGGGGTTTGAGTCCTCCGCACCCGTGCGGCGTTTTCCTTACGGGGTCCTGCCGCATCCGATGATCTTGGGGGCCATGCTGGGGATCGCCGGGATGTTGTTGGTTGGCGATTTTCGATCAGCCTACGGATGGCTAGGGGCGGCACACCTGAGCGGTTACACGGCCGTGCTCGCGCAGGAAATCCTCGTGTCACGCTTCTCCACCGGCGCCAACGCGGCGAGTGGCAAAGATTGA